ATCAGCATCAGAAACAACTGACCAGCCAGTTGGTGGAGAGGTACAATCGTCATTCCAGAAAAGCAGCATGTGGTCTGAGGCATCAACCGCTTTGGCAGGCTTTACAAAAGTGAAAAGATTTAAAATATTGGCAAAAATTGTTATGACCAAAAACACGGCAATTATTTTAGTAATTCTGATGGCTCGAATTTTATTGGTAATATTTTTAGCCATATCTAAACCTCGCTCTTTCTGAGAAAGTCTTCAAAATCTTTTTCTCTAACACGATAAAACTTACCGATTTTAACGGCTTTTATTCTTTTATCTGAAATTAATTTTGCCACGTAGGAGCGGTGAACTTGTAGTAATTCGGCAATGTCTTCGATCGTGAAAATGGCGCCATCTAATTTGCCGCCAATTAACTTTTCTAAAGCATTTTGCCTAATACGATAAAACCGCCCAATTTTAAGGGCGGCTAATTTTTTATCGGCGATCAAAGAAGCCACATAGGTGCGGTGAACCTTGAGGATTTGGGCTGCTTCTCCAATTGTATAAATCCTTGATGGCATCTTGACCTTTTCTATTTTTACTGGCCAGAAATTGGCATGCAATAATTGCAAGATGACACTATCTTGCAAAGAAATATATAATCATTGATAAAATGATTTATAAAATCAAATAACTCGGTTATAATCTATAAAATGACTCTTTGCCCCAAATTATTGAACTATAATTTATAAACTAACTCTATCATGCAAAAAATGACATTAACTTGTCAAGTGGCAAAAAATAGAAAGTTATCCACAAGTAAAAATTTTAAAAAATCAACCCTTGCTAAATTGCTCATATTTGGTAAAATAAGTATTGTTTATAGGAATATTGTCAAGATTTTTGGCAATTTAAAGATACATTTTTGCGTTTTAAATTTTAATTTTTAAATTTTTTATGGAGAGGTCGCATAGTGGTCTAGTGCAGAGGTTTGCTAAACCTCCGGCGGTTTAAAAGCCGCCTCGCGAGTTCGAATCTCGCCCTCTCCGTTTATCCTGAGTGTAGTCGAAGGACCAAATGAATAATTATTGGTTTTTATATATACTTAGATGTAGTGATAACTCTTTATATACCGGAATAACTAATAATCTTCAAAAAAGAATTAAAAAACACAATCAAGGTTATGGTTCAAAATATTTGTTAGGTAAAAGGCCGGTAAAATTAATATATTCTGAAAAATACAAAGATCAATTTCTTGCAAGAAAGAGGGAAGTCCAAATTAAAAAATGGAGAAAGGAAAAGAAAGAATTACTGATTAAGGGTTTTCCTCGACATCACTCCCTCGACAAGGCTCGGGACAAGTCGGAATAAATTCCTCTCTATGCTCGGAATAAATTCCTCTCTATGCTCGGAATAAACAAATCACATTTATCCCGCATCGCTTGATGCGAAGCGGGACCCTCTCCGCCATCGCTTCGCAAAAACAACAATTATGAAAAAAAGAGATGTTGAGTTTTTATATGAAATCGGCACCTTAAGATTTATTCCCAGAACCTGGAGGCAATTTTTAAATCTTGATTTTGCTAATTTAGCCGAACACACCTTAAGAGTGACCTGGATCGCCCTGATTATTGCTAAAAATGAGAAAAAGGTAAATTTGGATAAAATTTTAAAAATCGCCTTGGTTCATGATATTTGTGAAAGCCGCACTGGCGATGTCCATTATTTATCTAGACAATACACCAAAAGAAATGAAAAATTAGCCATCACTGGTATGTTAAAAAATACCTCAATTGAATCGGAATTTTATCAACTTTGGATAGAATATGAAGAAAGAAAGTCGCTGGAAGCGAAAATTGTCAAAGACGCCGATAATATTGATGTGGATTTGGAGTTAAGGGAACAAAAATCGCGTGGCAATTTACTGCCGAAAAAATGGAAAATAATGAGGCAAAAAGGGGTGGGTGAAAAATTTTTCACCAAATCCGCTAAGAAATTATGGGATTCATTACATCGCGTTGATCCGGATGCCTGGCACATTAAAGCGCCTAACCGTTTTCGGGCCGGGGATTTAAAAACAGATTAAAGTTTAATTTTCAAGGCGAAAAACAATTAATAGCAATCAAATGAAAAAAAAGAAATCGCTTAAAAAACATCGTCCCGTGAAAATTTCCACGATTAAATTTTTAGCTCCGGAATTTATGTATTTTCGAAAAGGGATTTTATGGTATTTAATAATAGGAGTAATATTTGTCGCCACCTTGGCATTAGCGGTCTGGCAGCGGAATTGGTTTTTAACAGCAATTGTTGTTTTATCAGCCGTGGTATTTTTTCAGTATGCGCCAAAGCGACCGCGGAGCCTAAAATGCCGCTTAGGTTTGAAAAAAATTGAAATAAATGGTAAAATATTCCCAATTAGCAATTTTAAGTCTTTTTATCTGATTCCAGATCGGCCAAATAGCCATTTACATCTGGAAAAATTGAGATGGTTTTCTGGTTCTTTATGGTTAAACATTAAAAACAAGGATGCGAAAAGAATATATCGGCAAATCTCGCAAATTTTACCAGAATCATCGCCGAAAATTAATTTTTTAACAATTATCAACCGGTGGATAAAATTCTAAATATGTGCCTGTAGCTCGGTGGATAGAGCGCCCCGATAGCTCAGCGGATAGAGCGTGTGCTTGCGGAGCACAAGGCCGGCAGTTCAAATCTGCCTCGGGGTACCAATTAAATTTTGCGGAGCTGGAGGTCGCCCCGAAGTACATCGGGGTCAGGCATGCCATTTTGAGGGAGGGGAGATGAGTTCAGACCCAAATGTAGAAATTAAAATTAGAAAATTAATTGCTTTAATCATGCTGATTGTTTTAGCAATTGCCGCTTTAGCATTGGCGGCGGTGAGTGGTCATATGCCATCTTTGGATTGGTGGAACGTAAAATATTGACAGATTGGAAAATTCAAATATAATATCAAGGGGCAAGTGCCTCTTTTTGTACATTTACAACCTATTTTAAAACCGAGACTGTTGACCGAGACTGAATACCAGAGAGGAGACTTGCAGATGAATCTGTTGGTAACAGGTGGCGCCGGTTTTATTGGTACGAACTTTGTCCGCTACTGGTCACGTATTTGGCCTAAAGATTCCATAACCGTTTTAGACAAATTCACTTACGCTGGAAATTATAAAAATTTAAATGGTTTGCCCGGCGATCAGGTAAAAATAATTACAGGAGATATTTGTAATGCCAATATTGTTTCGCAATTAATGACCCAAGCAGATGTGGTTTTCCACTTTGCTGCCGAATCCCACGTGGATCGTTCTTTGGCAAAAAACGCCGCTTTAGTATTTGGTCAGACAAACTTTATGGGCACAATTCAACTCTTAACCTCAGCCTTGGAATGTTGGCAAATGATCAACCAACCCCGTGATTTTGTTTATGTTGGCACTGATGAGGAATACGGCTCGATTACCGCAGGTTGTTATTCGGAAAAGGATGTTTTGAACCCTTCCAGCCCCTACTCTGCCTCAAAAGCAGCTGGCAGTTTAATGGCTTTGGCATTTCACCAAACTTATGGTTTGCCGGTGATTGTGACTCGTTGCACCAATAATTTTGGACCATATCAGCTTGTAGAAAAGTTTATTCCTCGTTCCATTACTAATCTGCTTGAGGGCCAGAAAATTAAACTTTATGGCACAGGTGAAAATCGGCGCGACTGGATTTCTGTCTCAGAACATTGTATAGCGCTTGAACTGGTGCGAAGACTTGGTACACCTGGTGAAATCTACAATATTGGTGCCGGCAATGAATATGCGAATCTAGAAATTGCGCAAATGATTTGTGAAATAATAGGTTATAACCC
This is a stretch of genomic DNA from Patescibacteria group bacterium. It encodes these proteins:
- a CDS encoding helix-turn-helix domain-containing protein, which gives rise to MPSRIYTIGEAAQILKVHRTYVASLIADKKLAALKIGRFYRIRQNALEKLIGGKLDGAIFTIEDIAELLQVHRSYVAKLISDKRIKAVKIGKFYRVREKDFEDFLRKSEV
- a CDS encoding GIY-YIG nuclease family protein; the encoded protein is MNNYWFLYILRCSDNSLYTGITNNLQKRIKKHNQGYGSKYLLGKRPVKLIYSEKYKDQFLARKREVQIKKWRKEKKELLIKGFPRHHSLDKARDKSE
- a CDS encoding HD domain-containing protein, whose protein sequence is MKKRDVEFLYEIGTLRFIPRTWRQFLNLDFANLAEHTLRVTWIALIIAKNEKKVNLDKILKIALVHDICESRTGDVHYLSRQYTKRNEKLAITGMLKNTSIESEFYQLWIEYEERKSLEAKIVKDADNIDVDLELREQKSRGNLLPKKWKIMRQKGVGEKFFTKSAKKLWDSLHRVDPDAWHIKAPNRFRAGDLKTD
- the rfbB gene encoding dTDP-glucose 4,6-dehydratase; translated protein: MNLLVTGGAGFIGTNFVRYWSRIWPKDSITVLDKFTYAGNYKNLNGLPGDQVKIITGDICNANIVSQLMTQADVVFHFAAESHVDRSLAKNAALVFGQTNFMGTIQLLTSALECWQMINQPRDFVYVGTDEEYGSITAGCYSEKDVLNPSSPYSASKAAGSLMALAFHQTYGLPVIVTRCTNNFGPYQLVEKFIPRSITNLLEGQKIKLYGTGENRRDWISVSEHCIALELVRRLGTPGEIYNIGAGNEYANLEIAQMICEIIGYNPEDYIEFVPDRPGHDFRYAVDTTKINNLGWTSFPNFKESLEETISWYRANRFWWQNAKREAEEFYSQLGR